From Candidatus Eremiobacteraceae bacterium, one genomic window encodes:
- a CDS encoding DUF1801 domain-containing protein, producing the protein MAERASKTVDDYIAGFPADVRRRLKQMRATIRKAAPSATETISYSIPAFKMNRMLVWYAAFSNHIGFYPGAGGVAHFKDELSSYRFAKGSIQFPFDKPLPLALVTRIVKFRVRACR; encoded by the coding sequence ATGGCGGAAAGGGCTTCGAAAACCGTTGACGACTACATCGCGGGTTTTCCGGCGGACGTGCGGCGCAGGCTGAAGCAGATGCGCGCGACGATCCGCAAAGCCGCGCCTAGCGCGACCGAGACCATTAGCTATAGCATCCCGGCGTTCAAGATGAACCGCATGCTCGTCTGGTACGCCGCGTTCTCGAACCACATCGGGTTCTATCCTGGCGCCGGCGGCGTCGCGCACTTCAAGGACGAGCTATCGAGCTACAGATTTGCAAAGGGCTCGATCCAGTTCCCATTCGACAAACCGTTGCCGCTCGCGCTCGTGACGAGGATCGTCAAGTTCCGCGTGCGCGCTTGTCGATGA
- a CDS encoding VOC family protein, with amino-acid sequence MKPRINIITLAVSDLERALRFYRDLGFKSPGIVGEEFIGDAKQAAGAVVMFKMASLTLALYPRAELAKDANIPRGPAKTGEFSIGQLVDSRKSVDAVLEQAKNAGATIVDPAHERPWGIYSGYFRDLDGHLWEIIYNP; translated from the coding sequence ATGAAGCCCCGTATCAACATCATAACGTTAGCGGTTTCCGATCTCGAACGCGCATTGCGCTTCTACCGCGACCTAGGTTTCAAGTCGCCCGGCATTGTCGGTGAGGAATTCATCGGTGACGCTAAGCAAGCGGCGGGCGCCGTCGTCATGTTCAAAATGGCTAGCCTCACTCTCGCCCTCTATCCTCGCGCGGAGCTGGCGAAAGATGCCAATATTCCTCGGGGGCCCGCGAAAACGGGCGAATTCAGCATCGGTCAACTCGTGGATAGCCGAAAATCAGTCGACGCTGTTCTCGAACAGGCGAAGAACGCCGGCGCGACCATCGTCGACCCTGCTCACGAACGCCCCTGGGGTATTTACTCAGGCTATTTTCGCGACTTGGACGGTCATCTCTGGGAGATCATCTACAATCCGTGA
- a CDS encoding alpha/beta fold hydrolase, producing the protein MRTTRSSSRRNSSKRSTSKVTTSRRRHFAGATIGPISTYSVFDAMLERLADRTRFPKLTSIVVVGHSAGGQIVQRYAVVGNGPSLIANSGVRVHLIVSNPSSYLYFGGQRPYAHKGCADFDHWRYGFIDAPPYVDASSAAYEQRYIARDITYLLGTADTNPREWDLDTSCAGESQGPHRFARGKAYAAYLKRRHPAGTAQDYAFVPGVGHDNRKMFTSACGIAVIFDRPRSACSVAHKI; encoded by the coding sequence ATGCGGACGACACGCTCCTCATCGCGCCGCAATTCGTCGAAGCGGTCGACCTCAAAGGTCACGACGTCCCGGCGACGACACTTCGCTGGAGCGACGATTGGGCCGATCAGCACCTACTCGGTCTTCGACGCGATGCTCGAGCGGCTCGCCGATCGGACGCGATTCCCCAAGCTCACGTCGATCGTCGTCGTCGGTCATTCCGCCGGAGGCCAGATCGTTCAGCGCTACGCTGTTGTCGGTAATGGTCCGAGCCTCATCGCGAACAGCGGCGTGCGCGTCCATCTCATCGTCTCAAACCCGTCCTCATACCTCTACTTCGGCGGGCAGCGCCCGTACGCGCACAAGGGCTGCGCCGATTTCGATCATTGGCGCTACGGCTTCATCGACGCTCCGCCCTACGTCGATGCCTCCTCAGCTGCGTACGAACAGCGTTATATCGCGCGCGACATCACCTACCTGCTCGGGACCGCCGATACAAATCCGCGCGAGTGGGATCTCGACACGTCGTGCGCCGGCGAATCCCAAGGACCGCATCGTTTCGCTCGCGGCAAGGCGTACGCCGCGTATCTGAAGCGACGCCATCCCGCCGGCACGGCGCAGGATTACGCGTTCGTCCCCGGCGTCGGTCACGACAACCGGAAGATGTTCACATCGGCATGCGGGATCGCCGTCATCTTCGACAGGCCACGATCGGCGTGTTCGGTGGCTCATAAGATCTGA
- a CDS encoding alkaline phosphatase family protein, producing MLRKVASFAAISACVVLSACGGGGGSMAPLPVSTPATQTPIKHVIIIVQENRTVDDLFNGFPGADTVTSGKTSTGKIVPLQSIPLEAPYDLDHSHAGIDGVPGGFVVEYDGGKMDGFDKEPVHPATGSTAPPFPAYGYVPQSETKPYFQLAEQFTFADHMFQSNEGPSFPAHQYIISGTSAPSVGTDLLAAENVAYLDGVRKENSGCDSPPGSTVALINTKGDENQTIFPCFDHPTLPDLLDGKGVSWRYFTPEPFFLWTGPEAIRHIRFGSDWSKVSVPETNIFNAISRGTLPAVSWVVPTGANSDHPLSQSNTGPSWVGDVVNAVGSSRYWNSTVVFVTWDDWGGWYDHVAPTIYNSYELGFRVPLIVISPYAKAGYVSKVPHEFGSLLRFIEGNWSLGSLGYTDARADDLSDCFDFNQTPLPYKPVTTLYSKAQIMNSWRAEPPDND from the coding sequence ATGCTTCGCAAGGTCGCCTCGTTCGCAGCGATATCCGCCTGCGTCGTGCTGAGTGCTTGCGGCGGCGGAGGCGGTTCGATGGCGCCGCTCCCAGTGTCGACGCCCGCCACGCAAACGCCGATCAAACACGTCATCATCATCGTCCAAGAGAACCGCACGGTCGACGATCTCTTCAACGGCTTTCCCGGTGCGGACACGGTGACGAGCGGTAAGACGTCGACCGGAAAAATCGTGCCGCTCCAGTCCATACCGCTCGAAGCGCCGTACGATCTCGATCATAGCCATGCCGGAATAGATGGCGTCCCTGGCGGTTTTGTCGTGGAATATGACGGTGGAAAGATGGACGGCTTTGACAAGGAGCCGGTCCATCCGGCAACCGGATCGACGGCACCGCCTTTCCCCGCATACGGATACGTGCCGCAGTCGGAGACGAAGCCGTACTTCCAACTCGCCGAGCAGTTCACGTTCGCAGACCACATGTTCCAGAGCAACGAAGGACCGAGCTTTCCGGCGCACCAGTACATCATCTCCGGCACGTCTGCGCCGTCGGTGGGCACGGATCTGCTTGCGGCCGAAAACGTCGCCTATCTGGACGGCGTCCGCAAAGAGAACTCAGGATGTGACTCACCGCCCGGAAGCACGGTCGCGCTGATCAACACGAAGGGCGACGAAAATCAGACCATATTCCCGTGTTTCGACCACCCGACGCTGCCGGATCTCCTCGATGGGAAGGGCGTTTCGTGGCGATACTTCACGCCGGAGCCGTTCTTCTTATGGACGGGTCCGGAGGCGATACGCCATATCCGATTCGGGTCCGATTGGTCGAAAGTGTCGGTGCCTGAGACGAACATCTTCAACGCGATCTCCCGCGGAACGCTTCCCGCCGTATCGTGGGTGGTGCCGACGGGCGCGAATTCCGATCACCCATTATCGCAGTCGAACACAGGACCGTCGTGGGTGGGCGATGTCGTCAACGCAGTCGGCTCGAGCCGATACTGGAACAGCACCGTGGTCTTCGTGACCTGGGATGACTGGGGCGGGTGGTACGACCATGTCGCGCCGACGATCTACAACAGTTACGAGTTAGGGTTTCGCGTGCCGCTCATCGTCATCTCGCCGTACGCGAAGGCGGGCTACGTCTCGAAGGTGCCGCACGAATTCGGCAGCCTCTTGCGCTTCATCGAAGGCAACTGGAGTCTCGGCTCGCTTGGCTATACCGACGCGCGCGCCGATGACCTATCCGACTGTTTTGATTTCAACCAAACGCCGCTCCCGTACAAACCGGTGACGACGCTCTACTCAAAAGCGCAGATCATGAATAGTTGGCGGGCGGAGCCCCCGGACAACGACTAA
- a CDS encoding acyl-CoA dehydrogenase: protein MSVFRWDDPLFLDSQLSDAEKMVRDAARDYCQEKLMPRVLEANRRERFDREILDEMGALGFLGSTIDGYGCAGVNNVSYGLIAREVERVDSGYRSAMSVQSSLVMHPIHAYGTEEQRERYLPRLGKGEIVGCFGLTEPDHGSDPGSMVTRARRSNGDFRLSGAKTWITNSPIADLFVVWAKDEDDVIRGFLIERGAKGLSAPPIEGKFALRASSTGEIIMDDVRVPRENLLPGVEGLAGPFGCLNKARYGIAWGALGSAEFCWLAARRYTLERSQFGRPLAANQLIQLKLANMQTEIALGLQGALRVGRLMDEHAATPEMVSLVKRNSCGKALDVARMSRDMHGGNGISDEFHVIRHVMNLEAVNTYEGTHDIHALILGRAQTGIQAFS from the coding sequence ATGAGCGTCTTCAGATGGGATGACCCGCTCTTCCTCGATTCGCAGCTAAGCGACGCGGAGAAGATGGTCCGCGATGCGGCGCGCGACTATTGCCAGGAGAAGCTCATGCCGCGCGTGCTCGAAGCGAACCGCCGCGAGCGCTTCGACCGCGAGATCCTCGACGAGATGGGCGCGCTTGGTTTTCTCGGCTCGACGATCGACGGGTATGGCTGCGCGGGCGTCAACAACGTCAGTTATGGTCTGATCGCGCGCGAGGTCGAACGCGTCGACAGCGGCTATCGTTCGGCGATGAGCGTGCAGTCGAGTCTCGTCATGCACCCGATCCACGCGTACGGCACCGAGGAGCAGCGCGAGCGCTACCTGCCGAGGCTCGGCAAGGGCGAGATCGTCGGCTGCTTCGGCCTTACCGAACCCGATCACGGATCGGATCCCGGAAGCATGGTCACACGCGCGCGCCGCTCGAACGGCGACTTCCGCCTGAGCGGCGCGAAGACGTGGATCACGAATTCGCCGATCGCCGATCTCTTCGTCGTGTGGGCGAAGGATGAGGACGACGTCATCCGTGGCTTTCTCATCGAGCGCGGCGCCAAAGGCTTGTCGGCGCCGCCCATCGAGGGGAAATTCGCGCTTCGGGCGTCGAGCACCGGCGAGATCATCATGGACGACGTGCGCGTGCCGCGCGAGAACCTGCTGCCCGGCGTCGAAGGGCTCGCGGGTCCTTTCGGCTGCCTCAACAAAGCGCGCTATGGGATCGCGTGGGGCGCGCTCGGCTCGGCGGAGTTCTGCTGGCTGGCTGCGCGCCGCTACACGCTTGAGCGCTCACAGTTCGGCCGACCGCTCGCTGCGAACCAGCTCATACAATTGAAGCTTGCGAACATGCAGACCGAGATCGCGCTCGGCCTACAAGGCGCGCTCCGGGTCGGACGGCTCATGGACGAGCACGCCGCGACGCCGGAGATGGTGTCGCTCGTGAAGCGCAACTCGTGCGGCAAAGCGCTCGATGTCGCGCGTATGTCACGCGACATGCACGGCGGCAACGGCATCAGCGATGAATTCCACGTGATCCGCCACGTCATGAACCTCGAAGCGGTCAACACGTACGAGGGCACGCACGACATCCACGCGCTCATCCTCGGTCGCGCGCAGACAGGTATCCAAGCGTTTTCGTGA
- a CDS encoding alkaline phosphatase family protein, which produces MLDRIRLAMLVAAMMVAAIAPAQAGASNLTTPGRGVDVGLSHIKHVVIIMMENRSFDTFFGTYPGAHGIPFKNGKPSICVPDPKTGMCIYPYHDTLLKNYGAGHGEADFLVDRDNGKMDGFIKDAEMDRRNPNPDEVMGYHTAAELPIYWGFAQNYVLQDQMYSATSSWSAIAHLYMVSGWSARCTVPNDPMTCSTILNVSYNQTPEFPWTDITWLLHAANVSWGYYVYPDKGTEQMAFEDPSEGSVPFQTYSIGSDWNPLPDFDDVKEDNQLSNIQPGVNFESAAQRGALPAVSWVVPNFRNSDHPSTPVNFGQQFVQKLVDDVQNGPDWSTTAIFVSWDDWGGFFDQVNPPNVDAGGYGFRVPGLLISPWSKHGYIDHQELSFDAYLKFIEDVFLSSSRIDPNTDGRPDSRPDVREDYPGLGDLTSEFDFTQPPPIRRPFQYQH; this is translated from the coding sequence GTGCTCGATCGCATACGACTAGCCATGCTCGTGGCGGCTATGATGGTGGCGGCGATCGCGCCCGCACAGGCGGGCGCGTCGAACCTGACGACTCCCGGTCGCGGCGTCGACGTCGGGCTCTCGCATATCAAACACGTCGTCATCATCATGATGGAGAACCGCTCGTTCGACACGTTCTTCGGCACGTATCCGGGCGCCCATGGCATTCCGTTCAAGAACGGCAAGCCGTCGATCTGCGTGCCCGATCCGAAGACGGGCATGTGCATCTATCCGTATCACGACACGTTGCTCAAAAATTACGGCGCCGGTCACGGCGAGGCGGATTTCCTCGTCGATCGCGACAACGGCAAGATGGACGGATTCATCAAGGACGCCGAGATGGACCGTCGCAACCCGAACCCCGACGAAGTGATGGGTTACCACACGGCCGCTGAGCTGCCGATCTACTGGGGCTTCGCCCAGAACTACGTGCTCCAAGACCAGATGTATTCGGCGACGAGCTCGTGGAGCGCCATCGCTCACCTCTATATGGTGTCGGGTTGGTCCGCGCGCTGCACGGTGCCGAACGACCCGATGACGTGCTCGACGATCCTCAACGTCAGCTATAACCAGACGCCGGAGTTCCCGTGGACGGACATCACGTGGCTGCTCCACGCCGCGAACGTCTCCTGGGGCTACTACGTCTACCCCGATAAGGGCACCGAGCAGATGGCCTTCGAGGATCCGTCGGAAGGCTCGGTCCCGTTCCAGACGTACAGCATCGGCAGCGATTGGAATCCGCTGCCCGACTTCGACGACGTCAAGGAAGACAACCAGCTGTCGAACATCCAGCCGGGCGTCAATTTCGAGAGCGCCGCGCAACGCGGCGCGTTGCCGGCCGTCTCGTGGGTCGTTCCGAATTTCAGGAACAGCGACCATCCGTCGACGCCGGTCAACTTCGGTCAGCAATTCGTCCAGAAGCTCGTCGATGACGTCCAGAACGGTCCCGATTGGAGCACGACCGCGATCTTCGTGAGTTGGGACGACTGGGGCGGGTTCTTCGATCAGGTGAATCCGCCGAACGTCGACGCGGGCGGTTATGGATTTCGCGTGCCGGGTCTGCTCATCAGCCCGTGGTCGAAGCACGGATATATCGACCATCAAGAGCTGAGCTTCGACGCGTATCTGAAGTTCATCGAGGACGTCTTCTTGAGTTCGTCGCGGATCGATCCGAACACGGACGGTCGGCCGGATTCGCGGCCTGATGTCCGCGAAGACTACCCGGGTCTCGGCGATCTGACGAGCGAGTTCGATTTCACGCAGCCGCCGCCGATTCGGCGACCCTTCCAATACCAACATTGA
- a CDS encoding RidA family protein produces the protein MKVVEPAGWPRGAGYSHGVTASGTLLFVSGQIGWDDKLRLAGDDLPRQTKAALSNVVSIVAAAGGKPDDIVRLTWYVVDKREYIAKRGAIGEAYRAVMGRHFPSMSVVEVSGLVEDGALVEIEATAVLPA, from the coding sequence ATGAAGGTCGTCGAACCCGCCGGCTGGCCTCGAGGAGCCGGTTACTCACATGGCGTGACCGCGTCGGGTACGCTCCTCTTCGTCAGCGGTCAGATAGGCTGGGATGATAAGCTGCGCCTCGCCGGCGACGACCTGCCGCGCCAGACGAAGGCGGCGCTGTCAAACGTCGTCTCGATCGTCGCCGCGGCGGGCGGTAAACCCGATGACATCGTGCGCTTGACGTGGTACGTCGTCGACAAGCGCGAGTACATCGCAAAGCGCGGAGCGATCGGGGAGGCGTATCGCGCCGTCATGGGTCGGCACTTCCCGTCGATGTCGGTCGTCGAGGTGTCGGGTCTCGTCGAAGACGGCGCGCTCGTCGAGATCGAGGCGACAGCGGTGCTGCCGGCATGA
- a CDS encoding BadF/BadG/BcrA/BcrD ATPase family protein: MADLREGIAIGIDAGGTKTLGVLVDAGGRELARARAPGANPWSAGRDAARQAVASVVEPLLEGSSVRAVCLGSAGIGNPDSRAAAEEDLRAMLPAGVAVAVCIDAVAALGVVADVRPAMVVIAGTGSMVYGERGDGSPVRLGGHGALIGDPGSGTVLGLAALRHTARALDRDAPRGALSDAIAVRLGVRRSNEILEKIGWPAFDVALVASLAPLLAQAAQLGDEAAGRIIASEAEALAADARYVATLVRTDAPLVTLLVGSILGAFSPIRDGVERAVRETGPIALHENVEPALGAARLALAML, translated from the coding sequence GTGGCTGATCTACGCGAGGGCATCGCGATCGGTATCGACGCCGGCGGCACGAAGACGCTCGGCGTCCTTGTGGACGCGGGTGGTCGGGAGCTTGCGCGGGCTCGTGCGCCGGGCGCCAACCCGTGGAGCGCCGGCCGAGACGCAGCGCGTCAAGCGGTAGCCTCCGTCGTCGAGCCTTTGCTCGAAGGAAGCTCCGTTCGCGCAGTTTGCCTTGGCAGTGCGGGGATCGGGAACCCCGATTCGCGCGCCGCGGCAGAAGAGGACCTACGTGCGATGCTTCCAGCCGGCGTCGCCGTCGCCGTATGCATCGATGCGGTCGCAGCGCTGGGTGTGGTTGCTGACGTGCGTCCGGCGATGGTGGTGATAGCCGGCACGGGGAGCATGGTGTACGGCGAACGCGGTGACGGATCTCCCGTGCGCCTCGGCGGGCACGGCGCGCTCATCGGTGATCCGGGCAGCGGCACCGTGCTCGGCTTGGCTGCGCTAAGACACACGGCGCGAGCGCTCGATAGAGATGCGCCGCGCGGCGCGCTGTCCGATGCGATCGCCGTGCGCTTAGGCGTACGTCGATCGAACGAGATTCTCGAAAAGATCGGCTGGCCGGCGTTCGACGTCGCGCTTGTCGCATCGCTCGCACCACTCTTGGCGCAGGCGGCCCAGCTCGGCGACGAAGCAGCCGGTCGCATCATCGCCTCGGAGGCAGAAGCTCTGGCAGCGGACGCGCGCTACGTCGCGACACTCGTCCGGACCGACGCGCCACTTGTGACATTGCTCGTCGGTTCCATCCTCGGCGCGTTTTCGCCGATACGCGACGGCGTCGAACGGGCGGTGCGCGAAACCGGTCCGATCGCGCTGCACGAAAACGTCGAACCGGCTTTGGGTGCAGCCCGACTCGCTCTCGCCATGCTCTAG
- a CDS encoding S53 family peptidase: MRRLTSLALLLTAASAAVIAMTAAASAAPYAAIVAPPRSAGLTDLGRVGAAQPITLSVVMRFRNDAQLDQFVDAVSDPSSPFFRHFLTSAQFRAAFAPSAQAERQVTGLLTRAGFSVSASPDGTILHARASAAVVERYFNTRIDAVRQAGASGIRYANVTPAYVPGALGGAVRDVIGFDDLHGPTTDHILAKSDGLPDKLGPPLKGPRGGYGPFAIAQAYNYPVQHGFGGHGQAVAIAIDYDSSDNDLNAFTAYFNIQRKGKVVHVPVDGGQPYDPNNSVESTLDTETVGAMDPGADMYVYNFGAAFTWTEITDAYAKAVSDDLAEVVSSSFGLCEDDVAQSVIDTITTITKEGAAEGISFVASTGDFGRGGKCADGTGQDVPAVTRYFTSVGGVDPSIDANGNLISQHEDSGSGGGPSDIFPIPHYQVGLAGVFSTTTRNIPDVSGPYFPDAFYLNGNWGVIGGTSWAAPATAAFLGQVDQVEGSRVGFANPSLYRTFKLHGYLIYTDVVSGNNGIPCLTGYDDCSGIGSILGLQLARRI, encoded by the coding sequence ATGCGTAGGCTAACCTCTTTGGCACTGCTCTTGACGGCGGCGTCGGCCGCTGTGATCGCGATGACGGCCGCTGCATCCGCTGCGCCGTACGCAGCGATCGTCGCACCGCCGCGTAGCGCCGGCCTCACCGATCTCGGGAGAGTCGGGGCGGCGCAACCGATCACGCTCTCGGTCGTCATGCGCTTCAGGAATGACGCCCAGCTCGATCAATTCGTCGACGCGGTCAGCGACCCGTCATCGCCGTTCTTCCGCCATTTCTTGACGAGCGCGCAGTTCCGCGCCGCGTTCGCGCCAAGCGCTCAGGCCGAGCGACAGGTCACCGGTCTGCTCACGCGCGCTGGATTTTCCGTGAGCGCGTCGCCCGACGGCACCATCCTCCACGCGCGTGCATCCGCGGCGGTCGTCGAGCGGTATTTCAACACGCGAATCGACGCCGTTCGACAAGCCGGTGCAAGCGGCATCCGTTACGCGAACGTCACGCCGGCGTATGTGCCGGGGGCGCTGGGCGGAGCCGTCCGCGACGTCATCGGTTTCGATGACTTGCACGGTCCGACGACCGATCACATACTCGCCAAGAGCGACGGCTTGCCCGACAAGCTCGGGCCCCCGCTTAAAGGCCCGCGTGGCGGCTACGGTCCATTCGCGATCGCGCAAGCGTACAATTATCCCGTTCAGCATGGCTTCGGCGGTCACGGCCAAGCGGTCGCGATCGCGATCGACTACGATAGTTCGGACAACGATCTCAACGCGTTCACCGCGTATTTCAACATCCAGCGCAAGGGCAAGGTCGTGCACGTCCCAGTCGATGGCGGCCAGCCGTACGACCCGAACAACAGCGTCGAATCCACGCTCGACACCGAGACCGTCGGCGCCATGGATCCTGGGGCCGACATGTACGTGTACAACTTCGGCGCGGCGTTCACGTGGACAGAGATCACGGACGCGTACGCGAAGGCCGTGTCCGACGATCTCGCAGAGGTCGTGAGCTCGAGCTTCGGTCTTTGCGAGGACGACGTCGCACAAAGCGTCATCGACACGATCACGACGATCACGAAAGAAGGCGCTGCCGAAGGTATCAGCTTCGTCGCCAGCACCGGCGACTTCGGCCGCGGCGGTAAGTGCGCGGATGGAACCGGCCAGGATGTCCCTGCCGTCACGCGTTACTTCACGTCGGTCGGCGGCGTCGATCCTTCGATCGATGCGAATGGCAATCTCATCAGCCAGCATGAGGATTCGGGCTCTGGCGGCGGCCCATCAGACATCTTCCCGATCCCGCACTATCAAGTCGGCCTGGCCGGCGTATTCTCGACGACGACGCGGAACATCCCCGACGTGTCCGGTCCATATTTCCCGGACGCGTTCTACCTCAATGGGAATTGGGGAGTCATCGGAGGGACGTCATGGGCAGCGCCGGCGACGGCGGCGTTTCTCGGGCAGGTAGACCAAGTCGAAGGCAGTCGCGTCGGCTTCGCCAACCCGTCGCTCTACAGAACCTTCAAGCTGCACGGCTACCTGATATACACGGACGTCGTGAGCGGCAACAACGGCATACCTTGTCTGACGGGCTATGACGATTGTTCTGGGATCGGGTCGATCTTAGGTCTGCAACTCGCGCGGAGGATCTGA
- a CDS encoding sialidase family protein, giving the protein MHRHIVVTLLALATWCAAGAVASAQPALVRVSTDHFTTSGFQHKTEVEPQTYAYGNTIISAFQVGRVGTQGVGSEDIGWATSLNAGSTWQHGVLPGITKGQNPNNKYDGVSDPSVVYDAAHGVWMIASLPLSNTLQSSPAVLISRSTDALHWRRPVGIAPRTQSADKDWITCDNTSTSPFFGHCYVEWDEPAGGDLIMMSTSTDGGATWSPAKTTANGDGGLGGEPLVQPNGTVIVPAWGGPGIIAFESTNGGMSWTGAVNVAEIFWNGDPGGIRSNPLPSTSMDASGKIYVAWSDCRFRTNCSSNDIVYASSADGVNWSAVSRVAIDPTSSSVDHLDPGFGVQPTTFGSSANIAVTFYFFPNANCSFSTCQLGVGFVSSTNGGMSWSSPTTLAGPMQLSWLANSDIGYMVGDYITTAFVNSTPYSVVAIAKRPVGGLFNQAMYTPVGGLASPRFGPQFTSMFDVAHPDYRFLFHWHRIPPKGVKAEHEG; this is encoded by the coding sequence GTGCATCGTCATATCGTCGTCACCTTGCTCGCTCTCGCGACGTGGTGTGCAGCGGGGGCCGTCGCTTCCGCCCAGCCTGCGCTCGTCAGGGTGAGCACTGACCATTTCACGACATCAGGATTTCAGCATAAGACCGAGGTCGAGCCGCAGACCTACGCGTACGGCAACACGATCATAAGCGCTTTCCAAGTCGGCCGCGTCGGTACGCAAGGGGTCGGCAGCGAAGATATCGGTTGGGCGACGTCGCTCAACGCCGGGTCGACGTGGCAACACGGCGTACTGCCGGGAATCACGAAAGGGCAGAATCCGAACAACAAGTACGACGGCGTCAGCGATCCGTCGGTCGTCTACGATGCCGCGCACGGCGTTTGGATGATCGCATCGCTGCCGCTAAGCAACACGCTGCAGTCCTCGCCGGCGGTCCTCATCAGCCGATCGACGGATGCCTTGCACTGGCGCCGTCCAGTCGGCATCGCACCGCGCACGCAGTCGGCGGACAAGGACTGGATCACGTGCGATAATACCTCGACGAGCCCGTTCTTCGGCCACTGCTACGTCGAGTGGGATGAGCCCGCCGGCGGCGACTTGATCATGATGAGCACGTCGACCGATGGTGGCGCGACGTGGAGCCCTGCGAAAACCACGGCGAACGGCGACGGGGGACTCGGCGGCGAACCGCTCGTGCAGCCGAACGGAACTGTGATCGTTCCGGCTTGGGGCGGGCCCGGCATCATCGCCTTCGAGTCGACGAACGGCGGTATGAGCTGGACCGGCGCCGTCAACGTCGCGGAGATATTCTGGAACGGCGACCCGGGCGGCATCCGCTCGAACCCGCTGCCGTCGACCTCGATGGATGCATCGGGGAAGATCTACGTCGCCTGGTCGGATTGCCGCTTCAGGACGAACTGCTCCTCGAACGACATCGTCTATGCGAGTTCGGCCGACGGCGTGAACTGGTCGGCGGTGTCGCGCGTCGCGATCGATCCGACGTCGAGCAGCGTCGATCACCTCGACCCCGGTTTCGGCGTGCAGCCGACGACGTTCGGATCGTCGGCGAACATCGCGGTCACCTTCTACTTCTTCCCGAACGCCAATTGTTCGTTTTCGACCTGCCAGCTCGGCGTCGGTTTCGTGTCATCCACGAATGGCGGTATGTCGTGGAGCAGTCCGACGACGCTCGCCGGTCCGATGCAACTTTCGTGGCTCGCGAACAGCGACATCGGGTACATGGTCGGTGACTACATCACGACGGCGTTCGTCAACTCGACGCCGTATAGCGTCGTCGCGATCGCCAAACGGCCGGTCGGCGGGCTTTTCAACCAGGCGATGTACACACCAGTGGGCGGACTCGCGTCGCCGCGATTCGGGCCACAATTCACGTCGATGTTCGATGTGGCTCATCCCGACTACCGGTTCTTATTCCACTGGCATCGGATACCGCCGAAGGGCGTCAAGGCCGAGCACGAGGGCTAG